One window of Candidatus Nealsonbacteria bacterium CG07_land_8_20_14_0_80_39_13 genomic DNA carries:
- a CDS encoding 50S ribosomal protein L6, whose amino-acid sequence MSRVGKKPILIPQGVEIKVDGQKVAVKGPKGELSKEIRPEIRIELLEKEISFSMCSDSKETPKFWGLSRALINNLVQGVTKGFEKKLEIEGIGYKAVLKDGKNIELSVGYSHTVPVIAPEGINFSVEKNVITVSGIDKEKVFQCAANIRKIKPPEPYKGKGIKYSGEVIRRKSGKKVATMEKA is encoded by the coding sequence ATGAGTCGTGTAGGGAAAAAACCAATTTTAATACCCCAAGGCGTAGAAATTAAAGTAGACGGGCAGAAGGTCGCTGTTAAGGGGCCTAAAGGCGAACTTTCTAAGGAAATTCGGCCTGAGATTAGGATTGAATTGTTGGAAAAAGAAATTTCTTTTTCAATGTGTTCCGACAGCAAGGAGACCCCGAAGTTTTGGGGATTAAGCCGGGCTTTAATCAATAATTTAGTTCAGGGAGTTACTAAGGGATTTGAAAAAAAACTTGAGATAGAAGGCATAGGCTATAAGGCTGTTCTTAAGGATGGGAAAAATATTGAACTGTCAGTTGGTTATAGCCATACTGTGCCGGTTATCGCGCCTGAAGGAATTAATTTTAGCGTAGAAAAAAACGTAATTACCGTTTCGGGCATAGACAAGGAAAAGGTTTTCCAATGCGCCGCCAATATAAGAAAAATCAAGCCACCGGAACCATATAAGGGAAAAGGGATAAAATATTCAGGAGAGGTTATCAGGAGAAAATCCGGCAAAAAAGTTGCCACAATGGAAAAAGCCTAA
- a CDS encoding 30S ribosomal protein S8 yields the protein MVMKTFSTDPISEMLTKIRNASAVSIEAVEIPFSKLKYEIAKILERKNFVDKVRQKKRREGSAIEIILKYEQKIPAISGIKRISKPGQRIYHRYTEIRRVKGGYGMAIVSTSKGLITDEEAKKQKVGGEIICEIW from the coding sequence ATGGTAATGAAAACTTTTTCTACAGATCCAATATCCGAGATGTTAACTAAGATAAGAAATGCTAGCGCTGTTTCTATTGAAGCAGTTGAGATTCCTTTTTCTAAATTAAAATATGAGATAGCCAAAATCTTAGAGAGGAAGAATTTTGTTGACAAAGTAAGACAGAAAAAAAGAAGAGAAGGTTCGGCTATTGAGATTATTTTGAAGTATGAGCAAAAGATTCCGGCCATATCAGGAATAAAGAGAATTTCTAAGCCGGGACAGAGAATATATCATAGGTATACCGAAATCAGAAGGGTAAAGGGCGGATATGGGATGGCAATTGTCTCAACGTCAAAAGGGCTGATAACTGATGAGGAGGCGAAAAAACAAAAGGTTGGCGGAGAGATAATCTGCGAAATATGGTAA
- a CDS encoding type Z 30S ribosomal protein S14 yields the protein MPKDSQIAKSKKKPKFSTRIVRRCFKCGRKRGYMRKFGLCRICFREMANKGLIPGVKKSSW from the coding sequence ATGCCAAAAGATTCACAAATAGCAAAATCTAAAAAAAAGCCCAAGTTTTCAACCAGAATAGTCAGGCGCTGTTTTAAGTGCGGAAGAAAGAGAGGCTATATGAGAAAATTCGGATTATGCCGTATTTGCTTCAGAGAAATGGCAAACAAAGGATTAATCCCGGGCGTTAAAAAATCATCATGGTAA
- a CDS encoding 50S ribosomal protein L5 → MINLKEKYKKEAIPTMMKQFGYKSKMAVPKIEKVVVNCGFGRMVAGKSASEQKKVYEAILADLASICGQKAFLTVSKKSIAAFKIRKGMILGAAVTLRKEKMISFLERLLNITLPRSRDFRGLDAKSFDNSGNLTIGIKEQIIFPEISPENIKFFFGLEAVIATSAKKKEEGVALLRLLGFPIKQ, encoded by the coding sequence ATGATTAATTTAAAGGAAAAATATAAAAAAGAAGCGATACCGACGATGATGAAGCAATTTGGCTATAAGAGCAAGATGGCTGTTCCTAAGATAGAGAAAGTTGTGGTAAATTGCGGTTTTGGGAGAATGGTTGCCGGAAAATCAGCCAGCGAACAAAAGAAAGTTTACGAAGCGATTTTGGCGGATTTAGCCTCAATATGCGGTCAGAAAGCATTTTTGACCGTAAGCAAGAAATCAATAGCTGCATTTAAAATAAGAAAAGGAATGATTTTGGGAGCGGCGGTTACTTTAAGAAAAGAAAAAATGATAAGTTTTCTGGAAAGGTTGCTCAATATAACCCTGCCGAGGTCAAGAGATTTTAGAGGTCTTGATGCGAAGAGTTTTGATAATAGTGGAAATTTAACAATTGGGATAAAGGAGCAGATTATTTTCCCTGAAATTTCTCCGGAAAATATAAAATTTTTCTTCGGACTGGAGGCTGTGATTGCCACATCGGCCAAGAAGAAGGAGGAGGGGGTAGCATTATTAAGATTATTAGGGTTCCCCATTAAGCAATAA
- a CDS encoding 50S ribosomal protein L24 yields the protein MKIKKEDIVLIISGKDKNKRGKVLRVFSDEGRVLVEGINLRKKHQKPRKAKEKGQIMEMPAPISVSNIKVVCPKCGQVARIGYKEKVKEGDKKREKKKSRICKKCKMEI from the coding sequence ATGAAAATCAAAAAAGAAGATATAGTTTTAATAATTTCAGGCAAGGATAAAAATAAGAGAGGCAAGGTCTTGAGGGTTTTCTCCGATGAAGGGAGGGTTTTGGTTGAAGGAATTAATTTGAGAAAAAAACATCAGAAACCGAGAAAAGCTAAGGAAAAGGGCCAGATTATGGAGATGCCGGCGCCTATTTCAGTTTCCAATATTAAAGTTGTCTGCCCTAAATGCGGCCAGGTGGCCAGGATTGGTTATAAAGAGAAAGTGAAAGAGGGCGACAAAAAAAGAGAAAAAAAGAAGAGCAGGATTTGCAAAAAATGTAAAATGGAAATATAA
- a CDS encoding 50S ribosomal protein L14: protein MIQPRTMLTVADNSGAKILQCFNILGGSKRRYAQLGDIIVGTIKKAEPRKKAKKHEVVRAVIVRQKKEFSRGDGSYIRFDDNACIILEGKTKDPKGGRVFGPIAREVREKGFDAIVALAKDII from the coding sequence ATGATTCAACCAAGAACAATGTTAACAGTCGCTGATAATTCAGGAGCTAAGATTCTCCAGTGCTTTAATATTTTGGGTGGAAGCAAAAGGCGCTATGCTCAATTGGGAGATATTATTGTCGGAACGATAAAGAAAGCTGAACCGAGAAAGAAAGCCAAAAAACATGAGGTGGTAAGGGCTGTTATCGTCAGGCAGAAGAAAGAGTTTTCCAGGGGAGACGGGTCATATATCAGATTTGACGATAATGCCTGTATAATCTTGGAGGGGAAGACAAAGGATCCGAAAGGAGGAAGAGTTTTCGGCCCCATAGCCAGGGAGGTAAGGGAAAAGGGCTTTGATGCGATAGTTGCTTTAGCCAAAGATATCATTTAA
- the rpsQ gene encoding 30S ribosomal protein S17, with the protein MKHKLQGIVSSDKMKKTVVVSVERIIEHPKYKKRYSSHKKYKAHDEKGEYKIGDTVVIEECRPLSKDKRWKVIKKI; encoded by the coding sequence ATGAAACACAAATTACAAGGAATAGTCTCTTCCGACAAAATGAAAAAAACAGTTGTCGTAAGCGTTGAAAGGATAATAGAGCATCCTAAATACAAAAAGAGATATTCTTCTCATAAAAAATATAAAGCCCATGACGAGAAAGGGGAGTATAAAATCGGCGATACGGTTGTTATTGAGGAGTGCCGACCATTAAGCAAGGACAAAAGATGGAAAGTGATCAAGAAAATATAA
- the rpmC gene encoding 50S ribosomal protein L29, whose amino-acid sequence MKIAELRQKNETEIAKMLKDDREKMRQLRFDLATGKVKNVREVRRIRKEIARILTVLKKSI is encoded by the coding sequence ATGAAAATCGCAGAATTACGCCAAAAAAATGAAACAGAAATAGCAAAGATGCTTAAGGACGACAGGGAGAAAATGCGCCAGTTGCGTTTTGATTTGGCGACCGGAAAAGTGAAAAATGTCCGGGAAGTGAGGAGAATAAGAAAGGAAATTGCCAGAATTTTAACTGTATTAAAAAAATCCATATGA
- a CDS encoding 50S ribosomal protein L16 translates to MLMPKKVKHRKWRKGRSKGIENKGTEINFGSFGLKSMGTCWITGRQIEASRRAIIRYFKKGGRLWVRIFPAKPVTKKGTEVPMGGGKGAVDHYAFPIRPGRIIFEMGGSKEDMAREAFKMGAIKLPIKTKFVKK, encoded by the coding sequence ATTTTAATGCCAAAAAAAGTTAAACACAGAAAGTGGAGAAAGGGAAGGAGTAAAGGGATAGAAAACAAAGGAACGGAAATTAATTTCGGCTCATTTGGATTGAAAAGTATGGGAACGTGCTGGATTACAGGTCGTCAGATAGAAGCTTCCAGAAGGGCCATCATCAGGTATTTTAAAAAAGGAGGAAGACTTTGGGTGAGGATTTTTCCAGCTAAACCGGTGACAAAGAAGGGAACAGAAGTGCCGATGGGAGGAGGAAAGGGAGCAGTTGACCATTATGCTTTTCCAATCAGGCCGGGAAGAATTATTTTTGAGATGGGTGGTTCAAAAGAAGATATGGCCAGAGAAGCTTTTAAAATGGGGGCGATAAAGCTTCCGATTAAAACAAAATTTGTTAAGAAATAA
- a CDS encoding 30S ribosomal protein S3, which produces MSHKVNPKTFRIKGIEDWDSRGFYGDNFPQYLEEDFKIREFLEKKIGTLGVENIETERSSGKITIIVSSARPGLIIGRGGEGIEKLKNEITEMLFSSKKTKANKKTLKLEIKEVKEPWASASLSAQWVVQQIEKRFPFRKVLKRAIDKIMMVKEVQGVRIDVSGRLGGAEIARREWLKKGRLPRQTIRANIDYALKEARCTYGTIGVKVWIYKGEKFE; this is translated from the coding sequence ATGTCTCACAAAGTCAATCCAAAAACATTTAGAATAAAAGGCATAGAAGACTGGGATTCCAGGGGTTTTTACGGGGATAATTTCCCCCAATACTTGGAGGAAGATTTTAAGATTAGGGAATTTTTAGAGAAGAAGATAGGAACCTTAGGGGTGGAAAATATTGAAACAGAAAGATCATCAGGGAAGATAACAATTATTGTTTCCAGCGCCCGGCCGGGATTAATTATCGGCAGAGGCGGAGAGGGAATAGAGAAATTGAAAAATGAGATAACGGAAATGCTCTTTTCTTCAAAAAAGACTAAGGCAAATAAGAAGACTTTAAAATTAGAAATTAAAGAGGTTAAGGAACCATGGGCATCGGCCAGTTTGTCAGCTCAATGGGTGGTTCAACAGATTGAAAAAAGATTTCCTTTCAGGAAAGTTTTGAAACGGGCGATAGACAAGATTATGATGGTTAAGGAAGTTCAGGGAGTAAGAATTGATGTCTCGGGAAGATTAGGGGGCGCTGAAATTGCCCGCAGAGAATGGCTGAAGAAAGGACGGCTTCCTCGCCAGACAATCAGGGCGAATATAGATTATGCCTTGAAAGAAGCGCGTTGTACTTATGGGACAATTGGAGTAAAAGTTTGGATATATAAAGGAGAAAAATTTGAATAG
- a CDS encoding 50S ribosomal protein L22, which translates to MMISAKLKHLRIAPRKIRLIADLIRGKSFENAQIILNFTNKKGASNLLNLLNQAVANAENNFQLEKSNLWISKIIVDEGPKLKRWLPRARGKADRLEKKTSHITMVLDEINKTKGGNMKEATKKNIKEEGGKKALSKKENSSAKKSTKESIFKVKRADIKAGAKKVFRRKAF; encoded by the coding sequence ATGATGATTTCGGCAAAATTAAAACATTTAAGAATAGCTCCAAGAAAAATCAGACTGATAGCAGATCTGATAAGGGGAAAATCATTTGAGAATGCTCAAATAATTTTGAATTTTACAAATAAGAAAGGGGCGAGCAACCTGTTAAATCTTTTAAATCAGGCGGTCGCTAATGCCGAAAACAATTTTCAATTGGAAAAAAGTAATTTATGGATTTCAAAAATAATCGTTGATGAAGGCCCGAAGCTTAAGAGATGGCTCCCAAGAGCCAGAGGGAAGGCTGACCGATTGGAAAAGAAAACCTCTCACATAACAATGGTCTTGGATGAAATTAATAAAACAAAAGGCGGTAATATGAAGGAAGCAACCAAGAAAAATATTAAAGAAGAGGGCGGAAAGAAGGCTCTTTCAAAAAAAGAAAATTCTTCGGCCAAGAAATCAACCAAAGAAAGTATTTTTAAGGTCAAGAGAGCTGATATTAAGGCCGGAGCCAAAAAAGTATTCAGAAGAAAAGCGTTTTAA
- a CDS encoding 30S ribosomal protein S19 produces MSRSLKKGPFVDERLTKKLKNLKAGGKEIVKTWSRSCTITPEMINYTFGVHNGKDFIQVQVNENMVGHKLGEFSPTTKFSRHGGRMQKDLEKGAEQKGSEQAKAKGAKA; encoded by the coding sequence ATGTCAAGAAGTTTAAAAAAAGGACCTTTCGTTGACGAAAGGTTAACAAAGAAATTAAAAAACTTAAAAGCAGGAGGAAAAGAGATCGTTAAAACATGGTCTCGCTCTTGTACTATTACCCCGGAAATGATAAATTACACCTTCGGAGTCCATAACGGGAAGGATTTTATTCAGGTTCAAGTTAATGAAAATATGGTTGGCCACAAGCTGGGGGAATTTTCTCCAACAACTAAGTTTTCCAGGCATGGTGGAAGAATGCAGAAAGATCTGGAGAAGGGCGCGGAACAGAAAGGGTCTGAACAAGCAAAGGCAAAGGGCGCCAAAGCATAA
- a CDS encoding 50S ribosomal protein L2: MKRIKKPKKIFSNKEPRKSLLLDVKRKGGRNFSGRITIRHQGGGVKRLYRIIDFGQEKIGMPAKIEAIEYDPNRTAFIALAVYGDGEKRYVLAPEGMKAGDEITCEEKAKISLGNRLMLENIPVGTNVFNVELEPGRGGLIVRSAGSMAKVTANEGKYVLLKMPSSEIRRVLGKCFASIGQVSHLSWRFEEIGNAGKRRRQGWRPTVRGSAMNPCDHPHGGGEGRQPIGLKYPKTPWGKHALGVKTRRNKRTNNFIVQRRKKKEK, translated from the coding sequence ATGAAAAGAATTAAAAAACCAAAAAAAATATTTTCAAATAAAGAGCCTAGAAAAAGCCTGCTTTTGGATGTGAAAAGAAAGGGTGGGAGAAATTTTAGCGGAAGGATTACCATTCGTCATCAGGGAGGAGGAGTGAAAAGGCTTTACAGGATTATAGATTTCGGGCAGGAAAAAATCGGAATGCCCGCCAAAATAGAAGCCATAGAATATGATCCTAATAGAACCGCATTTATCGCCTTAGCTGTATATGGAGACGGAGAAAAGAGATATGTTTTGGCTCCTGAAGGGATGAAAGCCGGAGATGAAATAACTTGCGAGGAAAAGGCGAAGATAAGTTTAGGAAACAGATTGATGTTGGAAAATATTCCTGTAGGGACAAATGTTTTTAACGTAGAACTTGAGCCCGGAAGAGGAGGATTAATCGTCAGATCAGCCGGGTCAATGGCTAAGGTTACGGCCAATGAAGGGAAATACGTTCTTTTAAAAATGCCCTCAAGTGAAATTAGAAGGGTTTTGGGGAAATGTTTTGCTTCCATCGGCCAAGTTTCTCATTTAAGCTGGAGATTTGAAGAAATTGGAAATGCGGGTAAGAGAAGAAGGCAGGGTTGGAGGCCGACTGTTAGAGGATCAGCTATGAATCCTTGCGACCATCCTCACGGAGGAGGAGAAGGACGCCAGCCGATCGGATTAAAATATCCGAAAACGCCTTGGGGCAAGCATGCTTTAGGGGTTAAGACCAGAAGAAATAAAAGGACGAATAATTTTATAGTTCAAAGGAGGAAGAAGAAGGAAAAATAA
- a CDS encoding 50S ribosomal protein L23 gives MDVFKKKTDEEVIKEEADKPRDVAPKQKGKEHENTYKILKSPHVTEKATDLANKNMYVFNVYKTANKNEIKKAIESVYGVNVLNVRVINVPRSKTRLGKSMGWVSGYKKAIVKIKEGQEIEALPR, from the coding sequence ATGGATGTTTTTAAAAAGAAAACCGATGAAGAGGTTATTAAAGAAGAGGCCGATAAGCCTCGCGATGTTGCGCCGAAACAAAAAGGAAAAGAACATGAAAATACCTATAAAATTTTGAAATCTCCTCATGTTACGGAGAAAGCAACGGATTTAGCCAATAAGAACATGTATGTTTTTAATGTTTACAAGACTGCTAATAAAAATGAGATTAAAAAAGCGATAGAATCTGTTTATGGCGTGAACGTTTTGAACGTAAGGGTTATTAATGTCCCAAGAAGCAAGACGCGCTTAGGCAAAAGCATGGGATGGGTTAGCGGTTATAAAAAAGCGATTGTAAAAATAAAAGAAGGCCAAGAAATTGAGGCGCTACCCAGATAA
- a CDS encoding 50S ribosomal protein L4, whose protein sequence is MVMFVVKNKKGEETGRTELPSAIFGVKMNNDLVYQVAVSQMANKRQVSAHTKDRGDVSGGGKKPWRQKGTGRARVGSNRSPIWIGGGVTFGPTNERVFKKKLNKKMKRKALFMVLSSRVENNSLILLDVLESENAKTKEMATLIKNVKNETSKEVVKETAGAETKKKARKGWKESILIVLPKMEKKIIMASRNIAKVKTIQAEDLNCLDALNSKYIIMPESAVNVIKETFTR, encoded by the coding sequence ATGGTAATGTTTGTTGTCAAAAATAAAAAAGGAGAAGAAACAGGAAGAACAGAATTGCCTTCTGCTATTTTCGGGGTGAAGATGAATAATGATTTGGTTTACCAGGTCGCTGTCTCCCAAATGGCAAATAAAAGACAGGTTTCAGCTCATACTAAAGACAGGGGAGATGTAAGCGGTGGAGGAAAGAAGCCTTGGAGACAGAAAGGAACAGGAAGGGCGAGGGTAGGTTCTAATCGTTCACCGATATGGATAGGAGGAGGAGTGACTTTCGGCCCGACCAATGAAAGGGTCTTTAAGAAGAAATTGAATAAAAAGATGAAAAGAAAAGCTCTTTTTATGGTTTTGTCTTCTAGGGTAGAAAACAACTCCTTGATCTTATTAGATGTTTTGGAGTCGGAAAATGCGAAAACCAAGGAAATGGCCACTCTTATTAAAAATGTAAAAAATGAAACGAGCAAAGAAGTAGTAAAGGAAACTGCAGGAGCTGAGACTAAGAAAAAAGCAAGAAAAGGATGGAAGGAGAGCATTTTAATCGTTTTGCCTAAAATGGAAAAGAAGATTATTATGGCTTCCAGAAATATCGCCAAAGTTAAAACAATCCAAGCGGAAGATTTAAACTGCCTTGACGCGCTTAATTCCAAATATATAATTATGCCGGAATCAGCGGTAAATGTAATTAAAGAAACCTTCACAAGGTAA